A genomic segment from Xyrauchen texanus isolate HMW12.3.18 chromosome 21, RBS_HiC_50CHRs, whole genome shotgun sequence encodes:
- the LOC127661813 gene encoding calpain-1 catalytic subunit-like isoform X2 — translation MHPTLFVKVVPSGQSLSESYAGIFHFKFWQYGEWVEVVVDDKLPVREGRLLFSYSRTSNEFWSALVEKAYAKIIGSYGSLKGGIISEGMEDFTGGIACSLPVSSRPPRMLWRAITAALARSSLISCFIQATSVKDIGTVTSDGLIKGHAYAITNSNKVQKGSDEVLLVRLRNPWGFVEYCGPWSDKCKDWDFIDNAQKTRLELAKVEDGEFWIGIEDFCRLFNTVEMCSVNPDSMTGETSDDTTTPSWTLSTHQGTWVPMCSAGGSRRYPRSFWKNPQFQLILSEKDVDNFDYGEDEHEEEEGEGEEDEEGGGVVAPVIKTNKPGEKKKKSTVLVELLQKNRRQKDKVNFLYIAFHIYKIPPELQNIPGSLDQQFFSKNRAVSRSGKYRCIRSVWRKVHLEPGSYVIMASTYRPNLQGEFFLRIYTKTGNIQGFQDFPCTNNYTVTVMSKPALPEDQFRVQKWFDEKAGSDDRVNAVQFMNLVNSVLEKDYELPLETCRQLIFGEDTGGRGRLNRAQAEKLLTSLRNLQSIFFKFDEDSSGTMSPFELSLALNAAGVECDNVVVQLLWERFGAGELYLPFFGFVSCVARLQVLFDLYESETSEEVKDKGINAWLLKLLAV, via the exons TTCTGGCAGTATGGTGAGTGGGTGGAGGTGGTAGTGGATGACAAGCTGCCTGTGAGAGAGGGCCGTCTGCTTTTCAGCTACTCTCGCACCTCCAACGAGTTCTGGAGCGCCCTGGTGGAGAAAGCTTATGCTAA GATCATTGGTTCCTATGGCAGTCTGAAGGGGGGAATTATCTCAGAGGGAATGGAGGACTTCACGGGGGGTATTGCCTGCTCCCTCCCTGTGTCTTCCCGGCCCCCACGCATGCTTTGGAGAGCCATTACTGCTGCCCTGGCCAGGAGTAGCCTAATTAGCTGCTTTATACAA GCTACGAGTGTGAAGGACATTGGCACTGTGACATCAGATGGTCTAATTAAAGGCCATGCCTATGCCATTACTAACTCAAATAAG GTCCAGAAGGGCTCAGATGAAGTCTTGCTGGTGAGGTTGCGAAATCCCTGGGGGTTTGTTGAGTACTGTGGACCCTGGAGTGACAA GTGTAAAGACTGGGACTTTATAGACAATGCTCAAAAGACCAGGCTTGAGTTGGCCAAAGTTGAAGATGGAGAATTCTG GATTGGAATAGAGGACTTTTGTCGACTGTTTAATACAGTGGAAATGTGCAGTGTCAACCCAGACTCTATGACGGGGGAGACGAGTGATGACACAACCACACCCTCTTGGACCCTGAGCACGCATCAGGGCACGTGGGTCCCCATGTGTTCTGCAGGGGGCAGCCGCCGATACCCAA GATCGTTCTGGAAAAACCCTCAGTTCCAGCTGATTCTGTCTGAGAAAGATGTGGATAACTTTGACTATGGAGAGGATGAGCATGAGGAAGAGGAGGGTGAAGGAGAAGAGGATGAAGAAGGTGGTGGTGTGGTGGCTCCTGTGATCAAGACGAACAAACCGGGAGAGAAAAAGAAGAAGTCTACAGTACTGGTGGAGCTTCTCCAGAAAAACCGCAGACAGAAAGATAAAGTCAACTTCCTCTACATCGCTTTCCACATCTACAAG ATCCCCCCTGAG CTGCAGAACATACCAGGTTCTCTGGACCAGCAGTTCTTCTCCAAAAATCGTGCTGTTAGCCGCTCCGGAAAGTACCGTTGCATCAGGAGTGTGTGGAGAAAGGTGCACCTTGAGCCTGGCAGTTATGTCATCATGGCCTCCACATACAGGCCCAACCTGCAGGGGGAGTTCTTCCTCCGCATTTACACCAAAACCGGCAACATACAGGG GTTCCAGGATTTCCCCTGCACCAACAACTACACTGTG ACAGTAATGTCAAAACCAGCCCTACCTGAGGATCAGTTTAGGGTGCAAAAGTGGTTTGATGAGAAGGCTGGATCG GATGACAGAGTGAATGCTGTGCAGTTTATGAATCTGGTGAATTCAG TGTTGGAAAAAGACTATGAGCTTCCACTGGAGACCTGCAGACAGCTCATTTTTGGAGAGGAT ACTGGTGGTAGAGGGCGACTGAACAGAGCTCAAGCAGAGAAGCTGCTCACCTCCCTACGCAATCTGCAG TCAATCTTTTTCAAGTTTGATGAGGATTCGTCTGGAACTATGAGCCCGTTTGAACTCAGTTTGGCACTGAATGCCgcag GTGTTGAGTGTGACAATGTTGTGGTTCAGTTGTTGTGGGAGAGGTTTGGCGCAGGTGAACTTTACCTGCCCTTCTTTGGCTTTGTCTCCTGTGTTGCTAGACTACAGGTACTCTTTG ATCTTTATGAGTCGGAGACTAGCGAAGAGGTGAAGGACAAAGGCATCAATGCT TGGCTGCTCAAGCTGTTGGCCGTGTGA